Proteins from one Colias croceus chromosome 22, ilColCroc2.1 genomic window:
- the LOC123701718 gene encoding ubiquitin-conjugating enzyme E2 T-like, which translates to MASEGARKARLCHEIKSLFTKPPWGITCSPEKEDIYDALNVRMCGPKGSPYESGVFKLLINVPSNYPFEPPQVKFVTSVYHPNIDSAGRICMNMLKMPPKGTWLPTITIETLLISIQTLLAHPNPDDPLVTEIAMEYKYNVQEFEEKARKHTREHAV; encoded by the exons atggCAAGTGAAGGTGCCAGAAAAGCGCGTTTATGTCacgaaataaaaagtttgtttACAAAACCGCCTTGGGGCATTACATGTTCTCCTGAAAAGGAAGATATTTACGATGCCCTTAATGTTCGAATGTGTGGACCAAAAGGGTCCCCATACGAGTCCggagtttttaaattattgattaatgtTCCGAGTAATTACCCGTTTGAACCGCCTCAAGTGAAATTTGTTACTTCTGTGTATCATCCAAACATTGATTCAG CTGGTAGAATATGTATGAACATGTTAAAAATGCCACCAAAAGGGACCTGGTTACCTACAATCACAATAGAAACATTGCTGATCTCCATCCAGACATTGTTGGCACATCCGAACCCAGATGACCCCCTCGTCACAGAAATAGCCATGGAATATAAGTATAATGTGCAAGAATTCGAAGAAAAAGCAAGGAAACATACTAGAGAACATGCTGTGTGA